TCGGCGAGGAGCCGACCGGCAATGCCCTCGACGCTGCCTATCTGGCTGCCCGCCTCGCCGGGAAGTCGCAGCCGCTGAAGACGGCCCTCCTCGACCAGAGGACGATTGCCGGTCTCGGCAATATCTATGTATGCGAGGCGCTGTGGCGATCCGGCCTGTCGCCGAACAGGGCCGCAGGCACGCTGGTCGACAAGCGCGGTCGTCCGAAACAGGCCTTGCTCGCACTTGTCGAGGCGATCCGCGCGGTGATTGCCGACGCGATCGCGGCCGGCGGTTCGTCGCTCAAGGACCATATCCAGGCGGATGGCAGCCTCGGCTATTTCCAGCATGCCTTCTCCGTCTACGATCGGGCGGGCGAGGCTTGCCGCAAGCCGGGCTGTGACGGTACGGTCACCCGCATCGTTCAGGCAGGGCGTTCGACCTTCCATTGCCCGCGCTGCCAGAAATAAGGGCATGAGCGCCCATGCGGCTCCCGCCCGTTTGGCGCTTGCCGGAATCGAGTTCGAAATTTGGAGGAGATAACAATGAGTTACGAGACGTTGCTGGTCGAGACACGCGGGCGCGTCGGCCTGATCACTCTCAATCGGCCGCAGGCGCTGAACGCGCTGAATTCGACCCTGATGCGTGAGCTCGACGCAGCATTGAAGGCTTTCGATGCGGACAAGGGGGTCGGCGCGATCGTCATTACCGGCTCGGAAAAGGCCTTCGCCGCCGGTGCCGATATCAAGGAAATGCAGGCGCTCGGTTTCGTCGACAGCTATCTTGGTGATTTTCTCGGCGGCTGGGAGCACGTTGCCGGCGCCCGCAAGCCGATGATCGCCGCTGTTTCCGGCTTTGCACTCGGTGGTGGCTGCGAACTTGCGATGATGTGCGATTTCATCATCGCCTCGGAGACGGCGAAATTCGGCCAGCCGGAAATCACCTTGGGCGTCATCCCCGGCATGGGCGGGTCGCAGCGCCTGACGCGGGCGGTCGGCAAGGCGAAGGCGATGGACCTGATCCTGACCGGCCGCATGATGGACGCGAGCGAGGCGGAGCGTGCCGGCCTCGTTGCGCGGATCGTCGCGCCCGACAAGTTGCTGGAAGAGGCGCTTGCCGCTGCCGAGAAGATCGCTTCCTTCTCGCTTCCGGCGGTGATGATGGCGAAGGAAGCGGTCAGCCGCTCGCTGGAAGTCACCCTTGCCGAGGGCCTGCGTTTCGAGCGGCGCCTATTCCAGGCGCTGTTCGCCACCGAAGACCAGAAGGAGGGGATGGCCGCCTTCGTCGCCAAGCGTAAAGCGGAATTCAAACACGGATGAATCGCGAAGGCCCCGGTTTTCGCAAAATGCGCGTTGACGCGAGGGCGCTTTCCCGCTATACGCCGCCCTCAGTTTGAAACGCCATCTCGCATGGCTTTCCGATACTGCTCCCGAATTGCTTGGATGACAGGTCGCAGTGACCCGGCACGGCGAAGGCGGAGTTCATGTCAGTTTTCGAAGAGAGGCATCAATGGCCAATACAACTTCGGCGAAAAAGGCGACCCGCAAGATCGCTCGCCGTACCGCAGTGAACAAGGCTCGTCGTTCGCGCGTCCGCACCTTCGTCCGCCAGGTTGAAGAGGCGATCGCTTCCGGCGATCAGGCAGCCGCCGCCGCCGCCCTGAAG
This DNA window, taken from Sinorhizobium fredii NGR234, encodes the following:
- a CDS encoding enoyl-CoA hydratase, whose amino-acid sequence is MSYETLLVETRGRVGLITLNRPQALNALNSTLMRELDAALKAFDADKGVGAIVITGSEKAFAAGADIKEMQALGFVDSYLGDFLGGWEHVAGARKPMIAAVSGFALGGGCELAMMCDFIIASETAKFGQPEITLGVIPGMGGSQRLTRAVGKAKAMDLILTGRMMDASEAERAGLVARIVAPDKLLEEALAAAEKIASFSLPAVMMAKEAVSRSLEVTLAEGLRFERRLFQALFATEDQKEGMAAFVAKRKAEFKHG
- the rpsT gene encoding 30S ribosomal protein S20, which gives rise to MANTTSAKKATRKIARRTAVNKARRSRVRTFVRQVEEAIASGDQAAAAAALKAAQPELMRAATKGVVHANTASRKVSRLAQRVKALSA
- the mutM gene encoding bifunctional DNA-formamidopyrimidine glycosylase/DNA-(apurinic or apyrimidinic site) lyase, whose translation is MPELPEVETVKRGLAPAIEGALLVRAELRRPDLRFPFPENFAAAVSGRRILALSRRAKYLMIDLEGGDVIVAHLGMSGSFRIEAGAQPAAPGEFHHPRGKDEKHDHVIFHLDGGSGQMRVIYNDPRRFGFMDLARRDTIAEHAYFRDLGEEPTGNALDAAYLAARLAGKSQPLKTALLDQRTIAGLGNIYVCEALWRSGLSPNRAAGTLVDKRGRPKQALLALVEAIRAVIADAIAAGGSSLKDHIQADGSLGYFQHAFSVYDRAGEACRKPGCDGTVTRIVQAGRSTFHCPRCQK